Proteins from one Osmerus mordax isolate fOsmMor3 chromosome 21, fOsmMor3.pri, whole genome shotgun sequence genomic window:
- the trim25 gene encoding E3 ubiquitin/ISG15 ligase TRIM25 isoform X2, which yields MAEEMTSLMSLEDELTCSICLCPFDCPVTTPCGHNFCQDCLFTTWKENYSCPQCRTHFSTKPELKKNTVLSTVMETFRLRASKSDSSITVKETMKPEEPKPERVVCDTCMEATAVKTCLTCMASFCEDHVRPHKENPIFSTHQLSDPLGDLRERICTDHHKLMEFYCTQHRRCICSVCLQQVHKGCQFSTPDEQRAFQESDMRNKLGMLDGKIEKNRNVVSEMKSQQSKLKDTASSKKKVLEGDYRQLREMLDREEREALNTVDREQESGQTKLQGLMKKFDQNIDKMSGARDEINNLLSQSESLAFLQASVDLPSQAAFDPYAPRVNLDSKAIAASQAFAAVLKEHLFHIFNQPVEARLQILRPGRAEGTPRPPRSHSPGAALRAGQKKKSDRKTDSKDQKGDKTKKQPFQSTPTPKEYPKATCEEPRNKDKPELSKMPPNITSVAKRHDLLQYGTVLTLDGKTAHKRVCLSENFTVATVSDEPNAYPDCPARFSVCSQVLCTKGFSRGRHYWEVKMSSNNFVGLGLAYNSIDRKGPASRLGRNAQSWCVEWFNVKLSAWHASSETVLLNPNPSRVGVLLDCEEGTATFYNVADRATPFHSFVFPFAEAVYPAFWIFSNGSSVSLCKLQT from the exons ATGGCCGAGGAAATGACTTCTCTCATGAGTCTAGAAGATGAACTGACTTGTAGCATCTGCCTCTGTCCATTCGACTGTCCGGTGACAACACCTTGCGGACACAACTTCTGTCAAGATTGCCTCTTCACCACATGGAAAGAAAATTACAGCTGTCCGCAATGCAGGACGCACTTTTCGACCAAACCAGAGCTGAAAAAGAACACGGTGCTTAGCACCGTAATGGAGACGTTCAGACTGAGGGCGTCGAAGAGTGATTCCAGCATTACTGTGAAGGAAACAATGAAGCCTGAAGAACCTAAGCCCGAGCGTGTCGTCTGTGATACCTGTATGGAGGCCACCGCTGTAAAAACCTGCCTCACGTGCATGGCGTCCTTCTGTGAGGACCATGTAAGACCTCACAAGGAGAACCCGATATTTAGCACGCATCAGCTGAGCGACCCGCTTGGAGACCTCCGCGAGCGCATCTGCACCGACCACCACAAGTTGATGGAGTTCTACTGCACCCAGCATCGCCGCTGTATTTGTAGCGTCTGTTTGCAGCAGGTGCACAAGGGGTGTCAGTTCTCCACCCCCGACGAACAACGAGCTTTCCAAGAG tctGACATGAGAAACAAATTAGGCATGCTGGATGGAAAAATTGAGAAGAACCGAAATGTCGTTTCTGAGATGAAGAGTCAACAGAGCAAGCTGAAG GACACTGCATCTAGCAAGAAGAAGGTTCTGGAAGGTGATTACCGGCAGCTCCGGGAGATGCTGGACCGGGAGGAGCGGGAGGCCCTGAACACGGTAGACCGTGAGCAGGAGAGCGGTCAGACCAAGCTGCAGGGTCTCATGAAGAAGTTTGACCAGAACATTGATAAGATGAGTGGAGCCAGAGATGAAATCAACAACCTCCTTAGCCAGTCTGAGAGCCTGGCCTTTCTACAG GCTTCAGTGGATCTTCCCTCCCAGGCGGCCTTTGACCCCTACGCACCACGGGTGAACCTGGACTCTAAGGCTATTGCCGCATCACAGGCCTTCGCAGCAGTCCTGAAGGAGCATCTGTTCCACATATTCAACCAACCTGTGGAAGCTAGGCTGCAGATACTAAGACCAG GACGAGCAGAAGGTACTCCGAGGCCCCCCCGATCTCACAGCCCAGGAGCTGCTCTCAGAGCAGGCCAGAAAAAGA AGTCTGATAGGAAAACGGATTCGAAGGACCAGAAAGGTGACA AAACAAAAAAGCAGCCCTTCCAGTCTACACCCACACCAAAGGAGTACCCAAAAGCTACATGTGAAGAACCTCGGAACAAGGACAAACCCG agctgtcgaagatgcctCCAAATATCACGTCGGTTGCAAAAAGACATGACCTTCTGCAAT ATGGCACGGTCCTCACCCTGGACGGCAAGACGGCCCACAAGCGCGTCTGCCTCAGCGAGAACTTCACTGTGGCCACCGTGTCGGACGAGCCCAACGCCTACCCTGACTGCCCCGCCCGCTTCTCTGTCTGCTCCCAGGTGCTGTGCACCAAAGGGTTCTCAAGGGGGCGTCACTACTGGGAGGTCAAGATGAGCAGCAACAACTTTGTGGGCCTAGGCCTGGCTTACAACAGCATTGACCGCAAGGGTCCCGCTAGCCGGCTAGGCCGGAACGCCCAGTCGTGGTGCGTCGAGTGGTTCAACGTCAAGCTGTCAGCCTGGCACGCCAGCAGCGAGACCGTGCTGCTCAATCCTAATCCGAGCCGCGTTGGCGTGCTACTGGATTGCGAGGAGGGGACGGCTACGTTCTACAACGTGGCAGATAGGGCGACCCCCTTCCACTCGTTTGTGTTCCCCTTTGCGGAGGCGGTGTACCCGGCTTTTTGGATTTTCTCCAACGGCTCGTCTGTTAGCTTGTGTAAACTGCAAACTTGA
- the trim25 gene encoding E3 ubiquitin/ISG15 ligase TRIM25 isoform X1 gives MAEEMTSLMSLEDELTCSICLCPFDCPVTTPCGHNFCQDCLFTTWKENYSCPQCRTHFSTKPELKKNTVLSTVMETFRLRASKSDSSITVKETMKPEEPKPERVVCDTCMEATAVKTCLTCMASFCEDHVRPHKENPIFSTHQLSDPLGDLRERICTDHHKLMEFYCTQHRRCICSVCLQQVHKGCQFSTPDEQRAFQESDMRNKLGMLDGKIEKNRNVVSEMKSQQSKLKDTASSKKKVLEGDYRQLREMLDREEREALNTVDREQESGQTKLQGLMKKFDQNIDKMSGARDEINNLLSQSESLAFLQASVDLPSQAAFDPYAPRVNLDSKAIAASQAFAAVLKEHLFHIFNQPVEARLQILRPGESTFVPPLISNPPPMFAEFRNPQTFPLSDHSRGATFGRAEGTPRPPRSHSPGAALRAGQKKKSDRKTDSKDQKGDKTKKQPFQSTPTPKEYPKATCEEPRNKDKPELSKMPPNITSVAKRHDLLQYGTVLTLDGKTAHKRVCLSENFTVATVSDEPNAYPDCPARFSVCSQVLCTKGFSRGRHYWEVKMSSNNFVGLGLAYNSIDRKGPASRLGRNAQSWCVEWFNVKLSAWHASSETVLLNPNPSRVGVLLDCEEGTATFYNVADRATPFHSFVFPFAEAVYPAFWIFSNGSSVSLCKLQT, from the exons ATGGCCGAGGAAATGACTTCTCTCATGAGTCTAGAAGATGAACTGACTTGTAGCATCTGCCTCTGTCCATTCGACTGTCCGGTGACAACACCTTGCGGACACAACTTCTGTCAAGATTGCCTCTTCACCACATGGAAAGAAAATTACAGCTGTCCGCAATGCAGGACGCACTTTTCGACCAAACCAGAGCTGAAAAAGAACACGGTGCTTAGCACCGTAATGGAGACGTTCAGACTGAGGGCGTCGAAGAGTGATTCCAGCATTACTGTGAAGGAAACAATGAAGCCTGAAGAACCTAAGCCCGAGCGTGTCGTCTGTGATACCTGTATGGAGGCCACCGCTGTAAAAACCTGCCTCACGTGCATGGCGTCCTTCTGTGAGGACCATGTAAGACCTCACAAGGAGAACCCGATATTTAGCACGCATCAGCTGAGCGACCCGCTTGGAGACCTCCGCGAGCGCATCTGCACCGACCACCACAAGTTGATGGAGTTCTACTGCACCCAGCATCGCCGCTGTATTTGTAGCGTCTGTTTGCAGCAGGTGCACAAGGGGTGTCAGTTCTCCACCCCCGACGAACAACGAGCTTTCCAAGAG tctGACATGAGAAACAAATTAGGCATGCTGGATGGAAAAATTGAGAAGAACCGAAATGTCGTTTCTGAGATGAAGAGTCAACAGAGCAAGCTGAAG GACACTGCATCTAGCAAGAAGAAGGTTCTGGAAGGTGATTACCGGCAGCTCCGGGAGATGCTGGACCGGGAGGAGCGGGAGGCCCTGAACACGGTAGACCGTGAGCAGGAGAGCGGTCAGACCAAGCTGCAGGGTCTCATGAAGAAGTTTGACCAGAACATTGATAAGATGAGTGGAGCCAGAGATGAAATCAACAACCTCCTTAGCCAGTCTGAGAGCCTGGCCTTTCTACAG GCTTCAGTGGATCTTCCCTCCCAGGCGGCCTTTGACCCCTACGCACCACGGGTGAACCTGGACTCTAAGGCTATTGCCGCATCACAGGCCTTCGCAGCAGTCCTGAAGGAGCATCTGTTCCACATATTCAACCAACCTGTGGAAGCTAGGCTGCAGATACTAAGACCAG GTGAGAGTACCTTTGTCCCACCGCTGATATCAAATCCTCCTCCAATGTTTGCTGAATTCCGGAACCCACAAACCTTCCCGTTGTCTGATCACAGCAGGGGGGCAACATTTG GACGAGCAGAAGGTACTCCGAGGCCCCCCCGATCTCACAGCCCAGGAGCTGCTCTCAGAGCAGGCCAGAAAAAGA AGTCTGATAGGAAAACGGATTCGAAGGACCAGAAAGGTGACA AAACAAAAAAGCAGCCCTTCCAGTCTACACCCACACCAAAGGAGTACCCAAAAGCTACATGTGAAGAACCTCGGAACAAGGACAAACCCG agctgtcgaagatgcctCCAAATATCACGTCGGTTGCAAAAAGACATGACCTTCTGCAAT ATGGCACGGTCCTCACCCTGGACGGCAAGACGGCCCACAAGCGCGTCTGCCTCAGCGAGAACTTCACTGTGGCCACCGTGTCGGACGAGCCCAACGCCTACCCTGACTGCCCCGCCCGCTTCTCTGTCTGCTCCCAGGTGCTGTGCACCAAAGGGTTCTCAAGGGGGCGTCACTACTGGGAGGTCAAGATGAGCAGCAACAACTTTGTGGGCCTAGGCCTGGCTTACAACAGCATTGACCGCAAGGGTCCCGCTAGCCGGCTAGGCCGGAACGCCCAGTCGTGGTGCGTCGAGTGGTTCAACGTCAAGCTGTCAGCCTGGCACGCCAGCAGCGAGACCGTGCTGCTCAATCCTAATCCGAGCCGCGTTGGCGTGCTACTGGATTGCGAGGAGGGGACGGCTACGTTCTACAACGTGGCAGATAGGGCGACCCCCTTCCACTCGTTTGTGTTCCCCTTTGCGGAGGCGGTGTACCCGGCTTTTTGGATTTTCTCCAACGGCTCGTCTGTTAGCTTGTGTAAACTGCAAACTTGA